GCTAATTCCATTTTAAAAGCCATCAATTTGGCAATGTTTTCAGATTTATAAATCGCCATGTCTGCATTTTCACCTACAAAATTCTCTTCAATGGTGGTTCTCCATAGTTCCAGCCATCGGTCGAAGTGCTTTTGCTCCATCGCCTGAATTTCATTGATTGGAAAATGAACCCCCATAGGGTTGCCTTTATAACTCATCTGGCCAAAAAGAATAGATTCCCAAAAAGAATACATCTTGGGAAGATGTTTGTCCCAATCTACCTTGGCAACATCATTAAAAAAGAAACCAATGGTTTCATCCTTTATTACCTTTGTATAAAATGAATTGACAAGATGTTCAATGTCTTCTCTTGATTCCAGCTTTTTCATGATTCAAATGTACTGCAAAATCAAATTGAATAAGTAATGATTCGATTGATAAAATTCATGAAAACAATATTTTATCTTTGCATTTAGAATAGAGCAAAAGTCAAGGATAAAACTTTCTATTCTGATTAAACTATTAAAAAACAAATGATATAAAGATGGCAAGAGGATTCAGAAAAAAAATCCGTCAGAAAAATACTGAGAACAGTGGGTTTGGAAGCAATGCCTCAGGGAGATTCATCAATAAGGATGGGCTTCCAAATGTGAAGAGAACAGGCGTAAATGTTTTCAACAGGTTGAGCTGGTACCATACCATGCTGAATTTGTCGTCATTTCGCTTTATTTCTTATCTGGTCGTTGCTTATATCCTCATTAATCTTGTATTTGCAATGATCTATTACCTCATCGGGGTAGAGCATCTTACAGGAATAGACAAGAGTGATCCACTGAATGAGTTTATTGATGTGTTCTTTTTCAGCTCACAGACCTTTACTACAGTTGGCTATGGAAGAATTGCTCCGGTTGGTTTTATGGCGAGTTTGGTAGCTACTTTTGAAGCTTTTCTAGGATTGCTTACCTTTGCCATTGCAACGGGACTTTTCTATGGGAGATTTTCAAGACCAAGGGCTTATTTAAGATTTTCTGATATAGCAGTGGTAGCCCCTTTTCAGGATTCTACCGCTTTAATGTTCAGATTAGCTCCTTATAAAAATAATGCACTTACGGACGCCGATGTCATTGTATCTACGGCTATTGAAGTGATTGAAAATGATGTTCCCAAGAGTAATTTTTACAGACTGGATACTCATTTAAGCAAAATAAACACCTTAGCTCTGAATTGGACCGTTGTTCATAAAATTGATGAAAATTCCCCGTTTTATGGGTTTTCAGAGAATGATTTTAATAATATTGATATTGAAATTATTGTACAGATACGTGCATTTGATGAAGTTTTTTCAAATACGGTAGTTCAAAGATCATCCTATGTTACAGGTGAGATTGTTTATGGTGCAAAATTTGTCCCGATGTATTATCCTAATAAAGGTAATCTTGCCACCATTTTAGATTTGGATAAGATCAATGAACATCAGAAAGCAGAACTTCCTGTTCAGGCAGGAAATAAAGAATAAATGAATTTAGATTTTTATAAAAAGCAGGCTTTACAAAAGCAGAAAGAACATAAAAAGTTTTTGGATGGATTAAAGAAAAAACCACCCAAAAATCTTGATTATGTTGTGCAGGAAACCCATGATGAAGTTTTTGAAGAAATAGACTGTTTACAGTGTGCGAATTGCTGTAAAACAACAGGACCTCTTTATACAGAAAAGGATATTGAACGTATCTCCAAGCATCTTCGTATGAAGTCCGCTGATTTTGAAGCTAAGTTTTTAAGGGTAGATGAAGATGATGACAAAGTATTGCAGAACCTTCCCTGTTTTTTCCTCAATAATGACAATACCTGTTCTATCTATGAAGTAAGACCAAAGGCCTGCAGAGAATATCCGCATACAGATCGTAAAAAAATTTATCAGATCAATCATTTGATGCTGAAGAATACGGTAATCTGTCCGGCGGCCTTTGTATTTGTAGAGAAAATGATGAAGAATATAGCCAAATAAAGGCTTATTAATGGTGTGTTGATAGGATATGTTTTTACACTTAGTAGTAAAATTCGGGACTCAATATTGTTTTGCAAAATCCTCTTAAATAATTATAAAGTCCGTTAAATAAAATACTTACACATAATTTTATAAATGATGGCTCGTTTACTTTAAACAATCATTTAAATATTACATTATGAAAAAGTTAATTTTAACGGCGGCATTTACATTAGTCGGAGTAATCGCAGTATCAGCCCAAACAGACACGAAGAAGCCTACTGAAACCACGACTAATACCCAAACAACAACCCAAAATCCACCTCAAAAAGCTGAAGCCACAACAGAATGGAATACGTCTTCTACAACAAGTGGACAAAGTACAACAACGGGATCCTCCACAGCAAGTCCGGTAGCTGAAGCAACTACAAGCACGGGAACAGCAACGGAACCAACTACACCTGCAGAAGCTACAAAACAAGAAAAGAAATCTAAAAAGAAAAAGTGATCGTACTTTAGTAAACTCTAGTCGGAATCCTGAAATCTTGTATTTCAGGATTTTTTTTGCCCGATTTCTTCCTTTTTGAAGTCTACAATTCTATTAACCAAATCCAAAGGAATATTTTCATTGATAGGAAACTGTACAGCTCCCTTAGAAAATTTGTAGTTTCTTTCCTTAAAATCCTTTTCAAAATTTCTGATTCCCTCAGCGCCGGGATAGAATCCGATGTGTTTTTTATACCCTGCAAAATAAACCAGAGGTTTACCCATATATTTGAAAGCAGGCATTTGATATCCAATATATTCCTCAAGGTCCGATACCCGAGAGTGAATGGACCTTCTTAGCTCAAGAAGCTTTTCCTGAACATCTATCGGGAACATAAGGATGTATTCGTCAATATCTTTAAAGGTATTTTTCATTATTATAAAAATAAAAAAAGTGCTGCATATAGCAGCACTTTCTCCTTTCACTTTTTACTTTTTTCCCATTATCCCGGGAACAGGCTATATCAAAAAAGGTCGGGAGTTTTTCCCAACCTTTGTTTTTTCATGTTACACAACTCCTTGAGCCAACATTGCTTCTGCTACTTTTACGAAGCCTGCAATATTTGCACCTTTTACGTAGTTTACATAGCCGTCTTCGTCTTTTCCGTAGTCTCTACAAGCTTTGTGGATACCGATCATGATCTCCTTTAATCTTGCATCTACCTCTTCAGAAGTCCAGTTAAGACGGATAGAGTTTTGCGTCATCTCTAAACCTGATGTTGCAACACCTCCAGCATTGGAAGCCTTACCAGGAGAGAATAATACTTTATTGTCTAAGAAATAGTTAATAGCGTCTAGTGTAGAAGGCATGTTAGCTGCTTCAGTTACACAAACACATCCGTTTTCAACTAATTTTCTTGCATTATCTAAATCTAATTCGTTTTGAGTCGCAGATGGGAATGCTACATCACATTTTACTTCCCAAGGACGTTTTCCAGCGTGGAATTCAGCAGATGGATATTTTTTAGCATAGTCCTCAGCTCTGTTGTTTCCAGAAGCTCTAAGCTCTAATAAATAATCAATCTTTTCTCCGCTGATACCATCTTTATCATAGATGTATCCATCAGGACCAGAAAGAGTTACTACTTTTGCTCCAAGCTCAGTTGCCTTTTTGATAACTCCCCAAGCTACGTTTCCGAAACCTGATACAGTTACTATTTTCCCTTGGAAGTTCTCTCCAATTGTTTTAAGCATTTGCTCAGCGAAGTATACCACTCCGTATCCTGTAGCTTCAGGACGGATTAATGAACCTCCGTAAGCAAGACCTTTTCCTGTAAGAACTCCGGTAAATTCATTTCTGATTTTCTTGTACTGTCCAAATAAATATCCGATTTCTCTAGCTCCTACACCAATATCTCCTGCAGGGACGTCTGTTTCAGGACCAATGTGCTTACATAATTCTGTCATGAAAGCCTGGCAGAAACGCATTACTTCCATGTCAGATTTTCCTTGTGGATCGAAATCTGAACCTCCTTTACCACCACCCATTGGAAGAGTAGTTAAAGAGTTTTTAAACACTTGTTCGAAAGCTAAGAACTTAAGAACTGATAAGTTTACCGTAGGATGGAAACGGATTCCTCCTTTGTATGGACCAATAGCAGAGTTCATTTGAATTCTGAAGCCTCTGTTAACCTGAATCTCTCCTTTATCATCAACCCATGGAACTCTGAAAATAATAATTCTTTCAGCTTCAGCCATTCTTTCAAGCAGCTTCATTCCTGTATATTCTTTTCTCGTAGCAATGAATGGAATTACAGTTACGGCAACTTCTTTTACAGCCTGTAAGAATTCCGGTTCATTAGGATTTTTTGCTTCAATTTTTGCAATAAACTCTTGGATTTTCTGGTCAATATTATATTGTTCCATATATTAAGGTTGAATATTATTGTCAACAAATTTAATTTTTTTTTCAAGATTCACAACACTCTATTTCAACATTGTTAAAAATTAAATAATAATGTTTCGGAATATTATTAAATTGATAATTAATGATCAAATTTTATTAAAAATGAAATGTTATGTATGAAATAATGCAATATTAAGAAATCATTAATTCTTAATTTGCAATAAATTGTCTCCCGGAAAATGATTTTACTTTCCCCAAAAGTTCCAATTCTAAAATTATTGGTAAAATTTTATGAGAAGGAATATCGATTTTCTGTCCCAAATCATCCAAAGAAATCTGCGGATTCTCTTTAATACTTTGATAAATAAATTTTTGATTTTCAGTTAATTGTATTAAAGTCTCGCTATAGGGAAACAACTCTTCAATTTTTTCCTGAGGATTGTTCAGGCCAAGCATATTGATGAGATCTTTTACGGTTGAAATAGCGGTTGCTTTATTGTGGAAAATCAATTGATTACAGCCCTGGCTGCAGACGTCTGTAATTTTCCCAGGAAGAGCAAAAACATCTCTGTTATAATCATTGGCAAAGGCTGCTGTACTCACAGATCCTCCTCCAAAACCAGTCTCTACAACTATAGTGGATGAGGAAATTCCAGCCACAATTCTGTTTCTCTGAATAAAGTTTTCCCGATCCGGCTTTCTTGATGAATTGAATTCTGTTAATAAAGCCCCTCCTTCCTGTACTATTTTTTCAGAAAGTTTTCTGTTTTTTGCCGGGTATAAAAACTGAAATCCATGGGCGAGAACGGCTATGGTTGGCTTTTGGTGACGAATAGATTGTTCATGAACTTCCTTGTCTATCCCTAAAGCTAAACCGCTCACAGATGCATATGCTGCAGATTGGGTTGCCCCGA
This genomic interval from Chryseobacterium joostei contains the following:
- a CDS encoding group III truncated hemoglobin, whose product is MKKLESREDIEHLVNSFYTKVIKDETIGFFFNDVAKVDWDKHLPKMYSFWESILFGQMSYKGNPMGVHFPINEIQAMEQKHFDRWLELWRTTIEENFVGENADMAIYKSENIAKLMAFKMELARRL
- a CDS encoding ion channel; the protein is MARGFRKKIRQKNTENSGFGSNASGRFINKDGLPNVKRTGVNVFNRLSWYHTMLNLSSFRFISYLVVAYILINLVFAMIYYLIGVEHLTGIDKSDPLNEFIDVFFFSSQTFTTVGYGRIAPVGFMASLVATFEAFLGLLTFAIATGLFYGRFSRPRAYLRFSDIAVVAPFQDSTALMFRLAPYKNNALTDADVIVSTAIEVIENDVPKSNFYRLDTHLSKINTLALNWTVVHKIDENSPFYGFSENDFNNIDIEIIVQIRAFDEVFSNTVVQRSSYVTGEIVYGAKFVPMYYPNKGNLATILDLDKINEHQKAELPVQAGNKE
- a CDS encoding YkgJ family cysteine cluster protein; the encoded protein is MNLDFYKKQALQKQKEHKKFLDGLKKKPPKNLDYVVQETHDEVFEEIDCLQCANCCKTTGPLYTEKDIERISKHLRMKSADFEAKFLRVDEDDDKVLQNLPCFFLNNDNTCSIYEVRPKACREYPHTDRKKIYQINHLMLKNTVICPAAFVFVEKMMKNIAK
- a CDS encoding iron chaperone, with the translated sequence MKNTFKDIDEYILMFPIDVQEKLLELRRSIHSRVSDLEEYIGYQMPAFKYMGKPLVYFAGYKKHIGFYPGAEGIRNFEKDFKERNYKFSKGAVQFPINENIPLDLVNRIVDFKKEEIGQKKS
- the gdhA gene encoding NADP-specific glutamate dehydrogenase, coding for MEQYNIDQKIQEFIAKIEAKNPNEPEFLQAVKEVAVTVIPFIATRKEYTGMKLLERMAEAERIIIFRVPWVDDKGEIQVNRGFRIQMNSAIGPYKGGIRFHPTVNLSVLKFLAFEQVFKNSLTTLPMGGGKGGSDFDPQGKSDMEVMRFCQAFMTELCKHIGPETDVPAGDIGVGAREIGYLFGQYKKIRNEFTGVLTGKGLAYGGSLIRPEATGYGVVYFAEQMLKTIGENFQGKIVTVSGFGNVAWGVIKKATELGAKVVTLSGPDGYIYDKDGISGEKIDYLLELRASGNNRAEDYAKKYPSAEFHAGKRPWEVKCDVAFPSATQNELDLDNARKLVENGCVCVTEAANMPSTLDAINYFLDNKVLFSPGKASNAGGVATSGLEMTQNSIRLNWTSEEVDARLKEIMIGIHKACRDYGKDEDGYVNYVKGANIAGFVKVAEAMLAQGVV
- the dprA gene encoding DNA-processing protein DprA — protein: MISEEYFYAIALRECSHIGDINFHKLIRNFGSAQEAWKRGKKEYKKLDGMGLKTVSDIGNEEHLKFAERELEFCERNAIQIKLRHLGEAPTLLNECMDAPAILYQKGNINDSLQKLSIVGTRNMTTYGQQFIEDFFGATQSAAYASVSGLALGIDKEVHEQSIRHQKPTIAVLAHGFQFLYPAKNRKLSEKIVQEGGALLTEFNSSRKPDRENFIQRNRIVAGISSSTIVVETGFGGGSVSTAAFANDYNRDVFALPGKITDVCSQGCNQLIFHNKATAISTVKDLINMLGLNNPQEKIEELFPYSETLIQLTENQKFIYQSIKENPQISLDDLGQKIDIPSHKILPIILELELLGKVKSFSGRQFIAN